Within Phycisphaerales bacterium, the genomic segment GGCTTCGTCCCGCTGCTGGGCTTCGACGTACAGGACCAGCAGGCGATCCAGGTGCTGAAGATCGGTAATGGGTTGACCCCGCTTGCACCGCACCCGCCACCACCGCCGCCGCCGGGCCCGGCACCGATGTGGCCCCCGCCTCCTATGCAGATTGAACTTCTGCGTATGGACGTACTGCCGCTGCCCCCGGGCACAACTCCTCCATTCCATGAGTTGTACGCGGGTGGTCCCCAGGAGCAGTATCCCTGGGTGCCAATCGTGCATCCGTCGGGGGCGCCGATCTCCCCGCTTGAGCCGCTACCCATGCCAGGGCACTCGCACATCGAGGTGATTCTGAATGCGCTCATGCCCGGCGCTTTGCGACCGCAGATTCCGACACCGATTGAGCCGGGCGGTTTTCTGCTGGCTCGGCAGTGGGTGCGTTTCCGGAACAACAGCGGCTCGTTCGAGGAGCGCTGGTTCTTCGAGATTCACGGGGCGGAACTGCGGGAGGCCTGCTGCCTGCCCGATGGCACCTGCGTCGATGTGTCCAGATTTCAGTGCTTGCAGTTGGGTGGCGATCCGCAAGGCCCGGGCACCGTCTGCGCCAACACGATCTGTCTCACACCCATGGCTTGTTGCATGCCTGAGGGTTACTGCCTGATGGCGATCTCCATGCAATGCATCTCGATGGGCGGAAACCCCGTCGGTGGGCCGTGCCTGGGCGACTCGAACGGCAACGGAGTCGATGATGCGTGCGAGTTGCCGGAGGCCTGCTGCCTGCCGGACGGGACCTGCCTCGATGTACCGCCCTACCAGTGCCAGCAGCAGAACGGCCAGCCGATGGGACCGGGGACCCAATGCTCCCAGACCATTTGTCCGCAGCCGGAGGCCTGCTGCCTGCCGAACGGCTCCTGTGTCGACGTGTTGCCATCGCTGTGCATGCAGCAGGGCGGCAGACCCATGGGGCCGGGTACCAACTGCATGCTCGTCGCCTGTCCGCAGCCACCGCCAAACGACAACTGTCCACAATGGATCCCGATCGGCGAGACGGCTGGCTCTTTCTTCGATACGACCTGGGCGACGCTCGATGGGCCGAACCACTGCCAGATGGTGAAGAACATCTGGTACTGCTATACGGCGACCTGCACCGGAACGGCCACTATCAGTCTTTGCGGCAGCAGCTACGACACCAAGCTGGCGGTCTACCACGACTGTGCCTGCTACCTGCCGCTGTCCATGATGATGTGCTGCGACGACAACTCCTGCGGCCTGCAATCCCAGTGCGTCATCCCGGTCAACGCCGGTCACCAGTACCTGATCGAGATCGGCGGGACCACGGCGCCGTCACCACTGCCGCCCTTCGGACCGGGTGTGCTGACGATCACCTGCGTCGGTGAACCGGAGTCGGCCTGCTGCTTGCCGGACGGTTCCTGCGTGCTGGTGGGGCCGGCGCAGTGCATGATGATGGGGGGTCGGCCGGTGCCGGGGCAGGTGTGCCTGGGCGACTCGAACGGCAACGGAGTCGATGATGTGTGCGAGTTGCCGGAGGCCTGCTGCCTGCCGGACGGGACCTGCCTCGATGTACCGCCCTACCAGTGCCAGCAGCAGAACGGCCAGCCGATGGGACCGGGGACCCAATGCTCCCAGACCATTTGTCCGCAGCCGGAGGCCTGCTGCCTGCCGAACGGCTCCTGTGTCGACGTGTTGCCTTCGTTGTGCATGCAGCAGGGCGGCAGACCCATGGGGCCGGGTACCAACTGCATGCTCGTCGCCTGTCCGCAGCCGCCGCCAAACGACAACTGTCCGCAGTGGATCCCGATCGGCGAGACGGCTGGCTCTTTCTTCGATACGACCTGGGCGACGCTCGATGGGCCGAACCACTGCCAGATGGTGAAGAACATCTGGTACTGCTATACGGCGACCTGCACCGGAACGGCCACTATCAGTCTTTGCGGCAGCAGCTACGACACCAAGCTGGCGGTCTACCACGACTGTGCCTGCTACCTGCCGCTGTCCATGATGATGTGCTGCGACGACAACTCCTGCGGCCTGCAATCCCAGTGCGTCATCCCGGTCAACGCCGGTCACCAGTACCTGATCGAGATCGGCGGGACCACGGCGCCGTCACCACTGCCGCCCTTCGGACCGGGTGTGCTGACGATCACCTGCGTCGGTGAACCGGAGTCGGCCTGCTGCTTGCCGGACGGTTCCTGCGTGCTGGTGGGGCCGGCGCAGTGCATGATGATGGGGGGTCGGCCGGTGCCGGGGCAGGTGTGCCTGGGCGACTCGAACGGCAACGGAGTCGATGATGTGTGCGAGTTGCCGGAGGCCTGCTGCCTGCCGGACGGGACCTGCCTCGATGTACCGCCCTACCAGTGCCAGCAGCAGAACGGCCAGCCGATGGGACCGGGGACCCAATGCTCCCAGACCATTTGTCCGCAGCCGATCGGGGCCTGTTGCTACGCAGGGTTCTGCACGCAAGTTCCACGTCCGCTCTGCGTAGCGCTGGGTGGCACCTGGTTCGGTCCGGGTTCGCAATGCACACCGCAACTATGTGTCTGCCTGGGCGATCTGAACTGCGACACCGTCGTCAATTTCGGCGACATTTCGCTGTTTATCGCGGCGATTAAATGGGCCGCCCCACCACAGACGTGGCCATACAACCCGGCCGCAGGGGTTTGTGCCTATCTGAACGGTGACTTCACCGGGAATGGCATCGTGGCGTTCGAGGACATCTCACCGTTCATTGCAGCGATCAAGAACCCACCGCCACCTTGTACGACACCCTAGTGGCGGGGTTCGGAGCGGGAACGAAGCAGCGGATTACGGCTCCGTGCGACCGTACGAGCAAGCGGCACACGGAGCCGTAGCGGGATGTGGCGTAGCCATCCGGCCTATGTGAAGCCAGCCGGCACAGATTCGCAGCACCTTGCGGGGGATGTGAGGACGACTGATGAAACCGAGTTGTCTTGTAGTCCTGGCGGTCGGCTCGCTCATGCTTCTGGGTGCGATGAGCGCCCACGCGACCGTTGATTACGATCCCGGCTGGTTCTGGGACAGTTACAAGGTTCGGAATGGGCCGGCCTCCACCGGCTACAAGGTGCAGTTGTGCTATCGGTGCCGCTCCTGGCGCACCGTATCCAGCGGCACTACGAACTCTTCCGGCAACGCCTCGGGGCGGATCATCCGCTGGGGACCAGGACATGGTAAGCAACCCGGCCACCTGCGCGTACGCGTAGTCTTCAATAACGGCGGCACCCAAGGCGGTCGGTTTGTCGGTCTGACGGGAACGGGTAACCAGCATGTGACGGCTTCGGTATCCGATCACATGGTGGGTTTACCGGGGGTGAGCGGTGCGCAGTTGATCGTAGTTTCACAGAATTCGGCGAGCTTGGTCGTCGAGACGGGCGAGACCGCCTGGTTCCTGGACGGAAGCGCGGTCACCCTGCGCCTGCCCGAACATTTCGTGTTCGCCGAACCCCCCATCGCGATGCCGACGGTGCCGGGCGATTTAATCCTCGGGCCGGCGTTACTCATCGAAGGTGGGCGCGCGGTGCAAGTGCCGGTGTTCGCCAATGCACGGGCCGAGCCCACCAGCGGGATTGCTTTCCTGAATGTCTGGATCGCGTACGACGGCCTCACGCCGGCGGACTACTACTGGCCGAGTGTAACGGCGCTGGCTGCTCGGACCCCATCCGGGTCTCCCTTCGACACGTTGGAGCAGGGCGAAGTGCGGGGCCACTTCCGCGGCATCCGGGTGCAGGCACCACAACCGGCCGCGTGGTTCGATGAGACGGGCGGCGGGTTGTGGTCCACGTTCGGTGAGCTGCAGAATGGATTCGCGGCTTGGCTGGGTAGCCCGGATCGGGAGATCGGGTTTGAGGAGTTCCCGCCGGGAACCAAGATCACAGATGAGTACGACCCGCAAGGCGTCTGGTTCAGCGGCGCGGAGGGTGGAAACTACGACGAGTTGACCGGGGTGCGCCCCGAAGGCGATCCCAATCTCGTGCAGAACTTGACCGGGTACGACGGCTCGTATCAGCCCGACGGGTCGCACGTCTACATCCGCTTTCAGAACACGCTCGCCAACCCGGCCGCTCCAGTGACCTTCACCTTCGACAGTCTGCAGCGACGTGTCGGTGGATTCATGGCATGTGGTGTGGAAGGGCCGGAGCACAGCTTTACGGTGACCGCATACGATGTCTACGGCGAACCGCTGGCGCAACGCTTGCAAGTGGCGCAGGTCTGGGAACCGGATCCGACCGGACAGAATGCGGAAACGTTCTTTGGAGTCGAGGCCCCTTATCCTTGCATCCAGAGAGTCACGATCAGCAACAACGCGTTGCTACCGTTTGCCGACACGTTGATCTTTGACAATCTCGCGTGGGCCGCGTGGCCGACACGCGCATTGGGCGATCGCGACCTCGATGGAGATATCGACGGGGACGACTTCCTGCTGTTCGCGGAATGCCTGACGGGCCCGGATGCACCGCAGGCGGGTCTGGCCATGACCGACGAGTGCCAGGAGGCCTTCGAAGCGGTAGGCGATTTCGACATCGACCTGGAAGACTTCGCCGTGCTGCAACAGGCCTGTACCGGGGTGCTCTAAAGTGAGCGTGGCTGCACCGGTCTCCTGATCTCAACGCCGCACGCGGAGGGACCGCCGCGCAGCGCGCAGGCCAACCGGGGTAAACCGGTCGCACCTGCGTACTGCGCACAAGCCCGGCGCCGCGCTACTCCGCCGCGGGCGGACCACTCTCAAAAGACTGTAGCGCAAGGTAGTTCAACCCGAAGCGCTTGATGTTGTCGAGTTGCTTGTCAAACGTGTCGAAGTGCCCCTCCTCATCCGCCACGAGGGCTTCGAAGATCTGCTTCGATACCGCGTCCGCATTCGCGCTGCAAGCCAGCGCGGCCTTGTTGTAGTCCTGCGCTGACTGCTGTTCCATGGCTGCCGCCCGCGCGAGAATATCCGCCGGCTCGGTGATTGCTTCCACCGGGCCTGCCAGGGCCATCTTGACGTCGCCCTTGAGGAAGAGGATACGCTCGGCCAGCTTCTCGACATGCCCCATCTCGATGACTGCGATGCGCTTCAGCAGCGCCGCCAGCGGATTGAAGCCCTGGTCGTCGAGATGAAAGTGCCAGTACATGTACTGATGCACCGCCTGCAATTCATCGGCCACGGCCTCATTCAGCAACTCGATGCTCTTCTGGGTGTCCATCACAACTCCTTCGCTGCGGCCACTTCCCGGACAGCGCTACATTGCCACACCCGGCCCGGCACCCGCGCCTGTCTGATGCGCGAACTACGAAGCGTCAACCTACGACTTGGCCGCCACAACGTCAACGGCAGGGCCATGACCCCACCGCCGGTACGGTCGCTCCCTTGCCCACAGGCGACTCGCCGCTACAGTTACCGGTGAGCCGATCGCGCGGTGCGTCACGAGGCGTGCTGCCAATCACCTATGTACGATGGGAGCCACACATGACTGTGACCATGACGCGCGCCCGCGCCCTGTGCTCGAAGTCCGAACTGGAACTGGTGCTCGCCAGCACGCCCGCGCAGCGGAATCTGTTATCGGCCAGCCGCTTGCGCAGCAAGGTAACCCGGGCCCGCAAGTTGCGCGACAAATACCGCGACCTGGCCGCCGGTCAGCGCCGCGAAGCCCGCGGGAAGCAGTCCCCGCGGTCCGCGCGCCCAGCACGGACCAACGCCAACACGGCGCTGAAAGCACAACTCTTCGACGAAGTGCTCACCCGCTTCCAGGCACAGCTCGAACGTGTCGAGGCCGGCTCCGCCACACCGACACCCAAGCAAGAACGCCAGGCCACGAAGTCTGCACGGAAGGCCGCCAAGCAGGAACGCAAAACCGAGCGCCGCGAGGATCCAGCCGTACCGACCCGTGCGGATGACGTTCCGGCGACGCCAGCCGCTGCGCGGCCGACCAAGGCACCTCCCCGCCGGAGTCGCAAGAAGCCCACGCTCAAGGGCAGTGCGCTACCACCCGCCGCGCCCCGCAAGAAAGCCGCCCGGAAGCTGCCCCGTGCCACGGCACGCCGCGCACAGAGCGAGGACTCGGCCGCGTTTCGCGTGCAGGACACACAGAAGCGCAGCGGGCAGAAGAAGGTGCAGGGACACATCGCCGCGCGTGGACGACGCAATCAGGCCAAGCGTGATGCGCGCTAGCCGTCATGATCACCAGCCCACGCATCGGGCTGTGGCGAAAGCAGCAGGATGAGGGCACCCGGATCGTCACCCGCAGCGGAGCGGACCCCGCGGCGGGAGGCGGTGCACGCATGGGTGCGTGAGCACGATGACCGCTGGCTCTTCATCGTGGGCTACGTGGGCCTGGCCGTGGTGCTTTCCGTTTGGATCAGCTTGTTCTGGCTGGTCGCCGTAGTGAGTCTGCACCTACTCCTGGAGGTACTGC encodes:
- a CDS encoding bacterioferritin, whose amino-acid sequence is MDTQKSIELLNEAVADELQAVHQYMYWHFHLDDQGFNPLAALLKRIAVIEMGHVEKLAERILFLKGDVKMALAGPVEAITEPADILARAAAMEQQSAQDYNKAALACSANADAVSKQIFEALVADEEGHFDTFDKQLDNIKRFGLNYLALQSFESGPPAAE